A segment of the Lolium perenne isolate Kyuss_39 chromosome 3, Kyuss_2.0, whole genome shotgun sequence genome:
CGGTGCTCCCGGCCAAGATCTCGCGGCGGGAGCTGGCGGCCGTGCTCCGGCGCCTCGGCCACGGCGAGCTCTCCGACGACGAGCTCGACGCCGTGGCCGCCATCGCGGCCGCCGAGGACGGCTCCGGCCCCGAGGACGAGCTGATGGAGGCCTTCCGCGTGTTCGACGCGGACGGTGACGGCCGCATCGACGCCGAGGAGCTCCGCGGCGTCATGGTCGCCATCCTCGGCGCCGGGGCCGACGGCTGCAGCCTCGACGACTGCAGGCGCATGATCGGCGGCGTCGACGCCGACGGCGATGGCTTCGTCGGCTTCCAGGACTTCGCGcgcatgatgatgatgaccaccaCCGCCGCAACGGACGGCCCGAGATTCCTGTGAACCCATCCATGCCCTCACGGCGTGGCACGCCCCTCCTCTCTTTCCGCTAGCTTTGTTGTGCTCGCCCGTCCTTCCCGCGAAATTTCCAACGGCCAGACGCGCTCAGATCGGATGTGCTCCTCATTTCATCCTTTTTTGGCGCGCAACGAGAGGAACAATTTAGTTGCTAGTAATCGCTATCACTCTACTAGTAGTAGTACCAAGAACGAACATTCAGCAGCTAAATGATCAAGATGTAAAATTTGGTGTGGAGAGGATGAGATTGATGCAAATGCAAATGCACCCGTTGCTCGTTGATTTATTTATACATTATAACGTGTATGTTGCCAGAAACCGCTAGGAGTATAAAACATTCTTTCGCTTGGAATTATCGAGGTCGTAATGGGAATCTGTTGGCGTCGCAGGTCGCACGTGAAATGATTGAAGATTCCGACGAGCAGAGATGAAttgaatgaaaaaatgaaaatgaatgaTTCGCTCGCCAGGGCAACGTGGCGACGCTACGACGGACGGATATGCTTGTCTGTTTCCCTTGTGGCGTCTAGGTCTAGCAGCACATTGGTTCAGCCCGGTTTCGTGGTAGCGCTTTGGTACTGCTAATGCCACTACGTGTCAGCAGTAGGCACGTCTTTACCATTACCAGATTCAGAAATTTGATAGCCCGATTTGCGAGAACCAACCTCTGCTTGAGTGGCTAGGGCAGTGGCATCTCCAATACACCAGAATTCAAAAATCAGATTTGACACTTTAATGTCTCATTAAAAAGATGGATTATCCTTTAGTAGGAGGTGACATTTCCTTCAAGTCACTGCTGACTTCATCAATCTCAGGACCAAAGTTGCCAGACCAGTTTCTTGAGCGCAATCTCTTGGATATGTTCATAGGGATAGGGTATGCATGCGTTCATAGGGATGAGTATGTACATATATGTAAACGTCTATGATTGTACCGTGTTTCACAATAGCCCGATTTGTTCCTTGCATATGGCTTGGAGGAGGGCAATCTCCAACTGCTAAAACTGGTGACCTAAATGGTCTAATTTTACCCTTTTGCATCGGCTCGCAGATAGAATTTGGATCACCGTTTGCCAAGCGCCTATAATAGCGCGACCCGTTCGGTCCACGTCGCCATTTTGGCCGGTTAGCCGCATACAAAAAATTAATTAAATTCAAATTAAAATTAAAAGCGCGCgaaaatttgaaaaaatattTCATCATTCAAACATATTTACATAGAAATTAGAAAGAATACTACGCCCTAATTTCTAGTCTCCTTTGGCGTTAGAGACGAGGTCGAAGAACGGCAAAGGCATCCAGGGCCCTTCTGCGCCCACGCAGATATGACCAACGGCATGTATTGCGACTGGTGCGTCACATATTACGACGGAGTCGTTGGCAGCACCATCTACCCTTCCCAGGACGCCTGCGGCGGcaatggtggtggcggtggcagtgAGGCCGTGTGCTCCGCCACAATGGCTGTGAGGCGGACGACCTCGTCTAGGTCGTCCCAAGTCCACtttgcctcctcctcctcggccttgGGCTGCTATATATTGCAGCGGCGACGGCCTCCTCCTTGTCATAGTTGTCGGGGGAGAATGCCTCCCACTTCACCGCAGTGGGAGGCGcgtcatcatcgtcgtcctcctcctcattGTTGCTGGTCGCAACATCGAGGACGCCATAGTCCTCGCTGGGCTGGAAGTGTCGGACCTCGCTGATCGAATCCTACGCCTGGTGCTCCCACGCCATAGTCCTCGCTGGGCTGGAAGTGTCGGACCTTGCTGATCGAATCCTACGACCTAAACTGTCGACCGCAGCGCCGGTGGGAGCCGTTGGATGCGGCGGAGCATCTCGTCCTCAAGTGCCTCGCCGTCCATCAGCATAGGCGGCACCCTCACACTAACTTTGTTGAGATGGCAGCTGCTAGGAAGCAAAACGTACGGGTGCAGGCACGGGTCAGCCCATGCCCGCCGCCGCTGGCACTCCAGTAGAGTGTGTTCCTGTCACGCTCCTATGGAAGCGGTGGCTGGCGGCGTGCCGCCTCCGCATCGGTTTGCGACCCGACAAAATTTGCCGCCCTTGGAGTCGGCGACACATTTCGTCGGCGCGCATGTGATCAACGTGGAGAAGACGTCCGACGACAGGGCCGTGATGAGGGGCCCACCAAAAATGCTGCTACCACAGTCGTAGTGTGCGCTCATTTTTCCCTGAGCTACGGGTGGCTGAGTCGTGAGGCACCGTGACTCAACTGTGAGCGATGGTAAGTCTGCATGCCGGTCCTAAAAGTTGGTGTTGACGATCTGCTAGGACATGTCGGAGCAGCTATATGTCGAGGCGGGAATTTACAGTGTTGAGCTCGTTAGCCTCCCATTGTGCGGATTGTAAGGTTACCCTCAATGCTGGTCATCGGTGTCGCTTTGGTATTGCTGCTCGGAGGGTTGGCTTCTTCATCTATGTTCGAGAGTCTTGTGTATATATGCTCATCTCATAGTAGTCCCGGCGTCTTCTCTTCGACCATCGTGAAAGGCCGTCTGGTCCTAGCAGATTGGTGTTTTGAGTTTAAGGTTAATGGTTCCTAGGTATTGGGTGGGCTTGACCCCGTGGCGATTGTGGACAAGGCCTTATATTGTTGACGTTGTTGCATTGTGTTTGTCCGTTTTTCCTGAATTATTAGCTAGATTTTCTTTATTAATAGATAAGGTAAAGCTTTTGATTAAATTCGATACTAATAAGCTTGGAGGAAAACGGTGTATGCTTGGGTTGCTTTATGTGGGTGGGCGACTATAGGCTTGATATTCTGGAGAACCATCGTTAGATTTTCAGTGAATCTCCATATATGCACCAAACATTTGTCAAAAAAGGGATTGAATTCTAAGTTGTGGAGTGGTTTGATTTATTCATAGATTCCGCTATCACCGTTAAAGAAGAATAAAGTTCGCACAAGTTCAATGCTTATCATAGCTGCCCAATACCGCACCAATGGGGGTTGCACAAATGGGAGGTACACGTACGTCGCTACATATGGTAGTACTTCCTCCATCTTACAAAAGTCTTTTGAGATTTTTTAAACTTTAGATGTATTTAGGTGCTATTTAATATTTAAAATTTAATATTTTTTGTTAAAAGTCTTGCTAATATTATGTTAGCCCTTCTCAGTGTTCTTTTCTTCTCCAAGAAAGGAAAACTATTATGAGGTGCACTCTCGTAAGACTTGCATACACTCATATTACTCCTGCTGGATCTTGAGAAGTTGCAAATGGTCTTGTTTATTTTACCTTATCAAAGATGTTTCATCAAGTTCCGAGATAAGCTCAGAGACACATAATTGTCAATGTTTATCGATCAGGGGGTGTTCTAGACACATGCATCACCCGTGTGCTGTAGCCCCTTGTTTCGTCACTTCCACTTCCATTTTCTTCTTGTTTATTGTAACAGGATAATTTTGCCACTTCatcatattatcttctttttctcgTGTCCTGACGTCGCCTTCAAACTGGTATCCAAAACAACCCGGTTTTTCCTGCTAGAACTTTGCATGCCAATTGCCAAGAAAGCGTGCTGGGACGCTTTGTAAGTCTTATTTTTCTCAAGATTGATTAGGTCCGAGCTACGGTCTTTTATGCTTCAAGAACCACTTTGCTGCGCAAAACCTGATCACCCCAGTTCATCAGTGGAAGCTAGTGCTTGGTTGGAGCTACTAATTATACATTAATCCAGGACAAACAAGAAAGTGAAACACAAttatgcacctcctactcatagcgAGTGTCCCCTAACTATTCTTGTAACAAGGTGTCTCCTACCTATCTGCTCAAAGCTCATGAGTAGAACGGCAAAGCAATGCGACCTGCTAACCCTTTTTTAAGGGAATGTGACCTGCTAACTATGGACCTGCGGTAACATGGACCCTAGCTAATAATCAAGTCAGCAACCTTTCGATTCCTGCGGCGCTAGGTAAAGTTACGGCAATTGCCAAGCAAATGTTGTCGTTGTCTTGCAGGAGCACCTCGGTAAACTGCCTTGGAGTTTCTTGGCAGAGACTCAAGGAGCATCAGTTGTTTTGTTTGACCCAAGGATACTGCAGTAGGCCCTACAGAGAGCCAGGAAATTTACCAGAGGAAATTGCTGGCATCTTGCATGCTGCCGACGTCTTTAGATACCTTTAGTTTTACTTAATCATCATCCCGTAAACAAATTAGCAGTCCAGTTTCTCAGCCTTCCTGCCGTTTTTGCTCCCCGCTCTCTAGCAGCCATTGCCGCGTTGCGTGAAATTGCACAGCAAATCACTGTCACTTATCGAAGTACAGTAGGCTCATCTTAAAGAACGCAAGGTCAAAGATGAGTGATCTGCGCTCTGATGCGGTGCCTGACCGGAAAAGAGGGAATACTTGTACCTGTCTCTGTATTACTATAGTGTAGCATATATACTTTTCTGCTGGCTACGTTGGCATTGGTACCAGTGATGAGTCCACAGCTGCACATGGGCATCCTGCCCTGCAACTTCGCTTGTTTATGGTCGGAAAATGTCTATTTTACATCCTGATTTCTAGAGGTTCGGTAAAATGAACCATGAACTCCAAATCATGTGGTTTGCAGCATGAACTTTAAATCATGTCGTTTGTACCCTGAATTTACAAACTCTTGCCTAAATCAAACCCTAGAGCTGTTTGTGCCGGGAAAGCAACAATTTTGATTGGGATTACATCCTACTCTCACTGACCGTGCGAGTCCACatgtcaaatccatctctttcttCGATATCTCCCATTTGTTTTCCCAAAGGGGACTACCTACCGATCGACGGTGAGACGATGCGCGGAAGGAGACCAATGGACGGACGAGCATCCATGCGGTCTATTCGCCCCCTCCACCATGAACCGGCTTTCACTGCTGGTCTTCTTTGCTTTGTGTAGCAAGGCGGCAATAGGGATGGCCTCACAGACGCACATACCGTGCACCTTTCCTCGGGGTGCGTGACCGGCCGTGCATGCTGAGCTAGGAGGTCCAAGCCCTAAGACGCAGCTTTGTTGCCATGCATGCCCTCACGCTCATGATGTTGTACACTGTCGCGTCAACCGCCGAGAGTGAAGGCCTATCCCTGGGCTGTGTGAGGAGGTCACGGGAGAGAGGGTACGCCGTTGGAGGTGCCAGGAGTGGAGCGGAGGCAGATATCGTAGCCTGCGAAGGAGGAGGCCACGAACAGAGGTTTGATTTGGGCCGGCCACGGCATCCGCTCGATCCATCCAGAGTGAGGTTATGTCGAGCTTTTGGAGTTGGGCGAGGTCGTCGAGCTTGGGCGGCATGTCGAGGCCGGCGAGGCTGCTTAGCTCGCCGGTGCGGGCTTGGTGGATCCTATGAGAGTTGTAAATTTGATAAAGATTGAGGAAGGGGATGGATATGATAGGTGGGGCCGTATTGTCAGATAGCACTCCCTCAGTTTCATAGTTCTTTGTCGCAAATTTTGATGTATCGCGACAAGAATTATGGAAATGGGGGAGTAGAACTTAGAttcccctgaaaaacaggttcatTGTTTGATTTAGACCGGGGTTCACAAATTCGGGTACAAACGACAGAGATTCGAAGTTCAGAGTTTATTTCCCTAGACTTATGAAAGTTTAGTTTACGAATACTCCAACTTATCGCTAATATGTATACATATATCTAAaactaaaatatatctagatCCATCCATACTAACGGCAATTAATATGGATGTGAAGTGTAGAATTTTCCTTTACACTCGTGTGACTGTTTCCACGGTGACAAAGACAGGCACAGGATGTGAGCGATGGTCCTGCCGCAAAGATCACCGGCTAGTAGAGTAGCAAAAGCTATAGCTCCGGCTCCGGCCCCGGTAAATCTAACAACTTTCATCCACTTTGCAGTTGCAGATGGTGATGGTGATCGACGGGCGTGGTGGCTTTTCTCTCCTGCTTTTCTGCGTGGAATCCGTGGGCAAAGAGCTTCCTCCGAAGCCCAGACAAAGCATTACCCCCATTACTATATCGGTGTTAGAATCCGTAGTGAAGTTTGTCTTGTTCACGGACCCCTACTTTCATGGTTACTAGTGCACTGTACCGTCTTTAGCTGAAACTTCTCTCGTCTGCAGTCTGCACATGCACATGAAGACGTGCTTCCCTTTAACCCTTTTTTCCTCCTCCTTCCTGCTACTGGCGGCAGCGTGAGATTGAGCTTGAGCAGGAGAAAATGGGATCCGAGGCGCGCGTGCGTGCGAGCTCTTTTTGTTCTTTCGTCTGGCATCATGCCAAGGTTCAGTCAAGAGGAGAGCTTCGCCGTTGCTTCCTCCTTCCTCTGCTTCACTGGCATTGCAGGTGCCCGAGCAAAGAGAGGCATCAAATTAAAGACTCCCAAGATTTGTTTGtagctgaaactttgcaaatgctTGGACACCGGTGCTAATTAACTCATCTATTGTCACATGTAAAGCTAGGTCTTAAACATTTCATAATGTCATATAGCTAGCGCCCATAGGTAGTGCCAAAGATTAGATAAAATACATCTCATCCAAACGCATATATTTTGTGCATGGGAGTGCCAGGGTGGGAATCTACGTTGCTCCACGGCAGCATCCACCGAAAGATGCAAATTCTCCAGCCATTGCGACCCACACCACCGCCAGCTTCCCCATTTCCATGGCCAAACAAAAGTTCCTCTTTTATCACGATGATTCGATAGTACAGTCGTCCTGCATTGTGTTTCATGCATGGGGatctaaggctggtgccaacgcaggcGGTAGGAGGGGCGGTAGCGCCGGCgtcggggcgagagggaggcgagaggggggcgagacgagagcgcggggcggtggcgcgggcgcccggcggtagcgcccgctaCCGCCCGGCTGCCGCCCGCGCTGGGGGCGATAGAGGGGCGAGAGGGGGCGACAGGGAGGCGGcagtgataaggggtggcccgatcttctcagtaagcaacggtggtgatgatgatcacggggtgatagcagcggagaaacacgacgatgtaatggatgataacttgtatgacgcaacgagatctctcgattggtccctgtcgccagatgcaacagctctcaaccctgcaagatattcgcaactccacacacttgcgcacgtagccgccgaccacgaagcggtaagttacaatcgtctaattcccaatggaacagcagatcacacaagacttaaacaggatctacacaatatccaagcaatatggtgtagggaattcaatagttttgcagagcaaacaactaaaaactagggtttatcttaaacgtggtctaaagcagctagggggtcgtccaaggcacttatataggcgtccgggacgagttctggtcgaaaagatacaagaataaccgacccagaatagatctggtcgagacagactcggactggtccggtctggaatccggtcaaccgggctgtggaccgggcgggccggtctgtggttcgatcaaccgggcggcaaccgggaaactgcgaagtttccggtttctgcccggtacgataaaactcatccggttggcggccggttggcgaccggtcgaccgggccagggaccgggcggtccggtctggtggccggtctgaccgggttctggaccggcctggacgtcgtcttctcctctcgcgcatgcctcccgctcctccctcgcgcgtccatgagatatcttcatgtccagctccatgtccagcttcacggccatcttgacgtccgtcttcatgtccagctgctcctctcctcgtgcgatgctcgtctcctcttgatacctgatgatacataagtaataggacttaggcagtataaagttctcatcaatcaaagtatcgtttagaaacaagttcacctgttgtttaagtagcttcgcacgagctcgtgtcattggtccaatcctgacttcattggacttgagcttcacagcaggttcatcttcagttggtaatgacggaggtagtagtgaggtagggatgtcctcatcatctcccccccttcaaaaggcgtcgaccccgacgctccaagatcttctccgtcatatggtgtcaaatcagcaacattgaaataattactgacaccaaactcatcctctggaagatctatcgagtatgcattatcattgatcttggcaagcactttgtaaggaccagcaccacgaggcttcaacttagacttcctcagcgtcgggaacctatccttgcgaaaatgtacccagaccaaatcaccaggcttgaacaacatctccttgcgcttcttattcatccttgcagcattgctcttgcctttcttctcaatcaactctttagtcttcacatgaatcttcttcacaaaatctgccctctttgatgcctccatatttactctctcatgtatgggcaaaggcaacaagtcaagtggcgtaatgggtttgaaaccatacaccacctcaaaaggacatagctccatggtggaatgcaccgccctgttgtaagcaaactccacatgcggcaaacactcttcccactccttcaggttcttcttgatcatggatctcaacagttgtgacaatgttctattcaccacttcagtttgaccatcagtttggggatgacaagtagtgctgaacagcagcttcgtccccagcttcctccaaagcgtcttccagaagtagctcataaacttcacgtcacgatcagaaacaatagtcttcgggactccatgtagacgtacaatctccctgaaaaacaggttagcaatatgcgacgcatcgtcgctcttgtggcaggcaataaagtgggacatcttagaaaatctatccactaccacaaatatagaatcatggcctctcttagtacgcggcaaacccaacacaaaatccatactaatatcttcccatggtgtagtaggtgccggtaatggagtatacaaaccgtgaggtttcagcttggacttggacttgttgcaagtaatgcatcgtcTCACATATcgatccacgtcccgcctcatctttggccaataaaagtggtcagctagcatgagtagcgtcttctcacgcccaaagtgacccatcaaacctccagcatgtgattcctgcaataagagcaaacgcacagacgattctggaacacatagtttgttagctctaaacaagaacccatcatgtatgtgatatttttcccatgctttaccaagagcacataagcgatatggttcagcaaaatcatgatcagtagcatacaaatcacatagtatctctaaaccaggaattttaacatcaagttgagttaatagcatattcttcctagatagagcatcagcaacaatattatcttttcccttcttatgcttaataatatatggaaaagactcaatgaactcaacccacttagctagacgtttatgcaaagtagattgggctttcaggtattttaaagcttcatgatcagaatgtatgataaattcttttggccacaagtaatgttgccaaacctcaagaactctaattaaagcatacaattctttatcatatataggatagttcaacttagcaccagaaagtttctcagaaaaatatgcaattgggcgaccctcttgcatcaacacaccaccaattccaataccactagcatcacattcaatctcaaattgcttattgaaatcaggaagtgcaagcaacggtgcagaagttaacaatctcttaagttcatcaaaagcatgatcttgggctgcgccccactaaaaaacaacaccctttttagttaaatcattcaaaggtgcagcaatagtactaaagttgggcacaaatctgcgataaaacccagctagaccatggaaacttcttacttgactcacattcatgggagtaggccaattttaaatagcttcaattttagacacatctacttctactccatgcttagagacaacataacccagaaatatgaccttatctttgcaaaatgtgcacttctcaagattaccatagagttgattatcacgcaacacttgcaaaacatgtcgaatatgtatagtatgttcagattcattgcggctgtagattaatatgtcatcaaaatagacaaccacaaatttgccaataaattcacgcaaaacatggttcaccagtctcatgaaagtgctaggtgcattagttaacccaaaaggcattactaaccactcatataaaccaaattttgttttaaagactgttttccactcatccccttctttcatcctaatttgatgataaccactacgcaaatcaattttagagaacacagcagcaccactcaattcatctagcatatcctctaaacggggaataggatgacgatatcgaatagtaatgttgtttatagctctacaatctacgcacatacgccaagtaccatctttcttaggaactagaataacaggaacagcacaaggactaagacttatgcggatataacctttgtcgagtagcgcttgtacttgcttctgtatctccttcgtctcttcgggattagtgtgatatggcgccctattgggcagcgaagctccgggaatcaagtcaatttgatgctcaatacctcgcaatggtggtagtcctgcgggtacctcctccgaaaacacgtcgccaaattcctgcaata
Coding sequences within it:
- the LOC127345744 gene encoding probable calcium-binding protein CML35, with translation MKLSMQSLARKLSIPSPKRGKKDGSKQRGISRSEAPSFASTASASSSSSDEGALARSTTPRSVLPAKISRRELAAVLRRLGHGELSDDELDAVAAIAAAEDGSGPEDELMEAFRVFDADGDGRIDAEELRGVMVAILGAGADGCSLDDCRRMIGGVDADGDGFVGFQDFARMMMMTTTAATDGPRFL